Below is a window of Bacteroidota bacterium DNA.
TTTCTTTTTGGGAAATGCATTTTGTTCAAGAGCTTGTTGGACAGGCTTTTTCTTCGAGATGACAAATTCAAAAAAACACCTTTCAAAAAAAACAAAAAAAAGATCGGAATTACTCGCCTGGGGATACTTGTTAGCTTTAATAATCCTTCCTCTTTTTGTTTCAATTTACCATAATCCTGCTGAAGATGAAGAGTCAAGAAAACTGTGGATTGTAGGCGAAAATATTTTTATCATTAGTTGTGGTTTTATTCTTTTATTTCTGACCGGTAGTAGATCTTATTGCAGAATGCTTTGTCCTTTTATTACTATATCTGGACTTTTTTCGAGATTCTCATTTTTCAAAATTACACCGTTAAATCATGAAAATTGTACACAATGCAATTCGTGTAATGAAGCCTGTCAGATGTTAATTGATGTGAAAGGAAAAGTTTTACAAAAACAAAAAATATCGCATAAACTTTGTATAGTATGCGAAAGATGTGTAAGTGCCTGCCAAAAAGATGTGTTAAAACTTACAAACAAAAAAATCGAAAAATAAAAATGCCACATTTTATAAAAAATATACTATACTTTTTATTTTTTTTATTATTCACAAAAACACTTGTTAGCCAAGAAAATATGACTTTTTTGTTTGAACCTTCAGGAAAATATGATGTTGGAACTACAGAGTTATTTTTATCAGATTCGGGCAGAATGGAAATGCTTAAAAAGTTTCATAATGGATACCGAAGATTATATGTGAAAGTTTGGTATCCGGCTACTAAAAATGAAAATCAATCTTATAGCAAATATTTATCAAATTACGATTCAAAAACAATTTATGATATTTTCAAATCTAAAAAAGTATCTATTCAGGATGTTGATTCTATAAAACAATATTATACACATTCTAAATCTAATTTAGAAATTTCAAAATCGGAAAATCACTATCCGGTTATTATTTTCAACTCTGGTTATTATTTCGGTATTACCGATTTATATACAACATATATGGAAGAACTTGCAAGCAACGGATTTGTTGTTTTTTCTATAATTCATCCATATCATCAACCTTTAGTAATATTTCCTGGAGGCGAAAAATTAAAGCAATTAAAGAAAAAATCTCAACTTGCCTTTTTAGAATGGGTTCTCAAAGAAAGGACTGATATTGAAAAAATAATTCCTAAAGGAAAAATTGAAGATTATACAAAAAAAGTACTTAAAAGACTTACACTTTTCGATAAAATTGTTGATTTATGGGTAGCAGACAATCAATTTTTGTTAAGCTATCTTGCTGTTATTAACAACGATAGCTCAGATTTTTTCTATTCAAAATTAGATTTAAAGAATATTGGAGTGTTTGGGCAATCTTTAGGAGGTTCAACTGCCGGTCAGCTTTCACTAATCGACGAACGGGTGAAAGCAGGAATAAATATTGACTGCTTTCAGTTTGGAAATATTGTGGACAACGATTTGGAAACGCCTTTTATGTTGATTGAAAGCGAATATCAAAAAAAATGGAATCTAGGAAATCAATATGTTTATTCTCATATTGAATCTGATTTTTATTCATTATTATTATTAAATTCAAATCATTTTATCTTTACAGATGCCCCTCTATTGCCAATACTTTCGAAAGAACAACAAGAGTCTTTCTTTGGAAAAGTAGATGAAAAAAAAACTATGAAGACGATAAATAATTATATTCTATCCTTTTTTAATTTATATTTAAAAAATATTTCATCAGAATTATTAATGGAAGAAATTGCAAATAATAATCTTATTTATAAAGTAAGAAGCAAATAATATGTATATCCCAATAATTGAAACAAAATCGAAAGAAGAAATCAAGATGTTTCAAGAAAGCAAATTACCTGAAATATTAGGATATTTGAAAAATAATTCAAAATTTTATCAAGATTTATTTTATGAGCAAAAAATTGATATTACAAAAATAAAAACGCTTGAAGACTTAATCCAAATTCCTGTTACTACAAAAAATGATCTCCAAAAACGAAACAAAGATTTTTTGTGTGTTGATGAAGAAAAAATAATAGACTATTTATCAACATCAGGAACTTTGGGCGAACCTGTTATTTTTGCGATGACAAATAATGATTTAGACAGATTAGCTTATAATGAATATATTTCTTTTTCGTGTGCTGATGCCATAAAAACTGATATTTTTCAACTTATGGTAACAATGGATAGGCGTTTTATGGCAGGTATGGCATATTATTCAGGAATTCGAAAATTGGGTGCTGGCATTGTGAGAGTTGGTCCGGGAAATCCCGAATTGCAATTCGACACTATTAATAGAATTTCTCCAACTGCATTCATTACAGTCCCTTCCTTCATAATAAAACTTATTGAATATGCAGAAAAAAACAATTTCGACTTAAACAAAACATCTATTTCAAAAGCTGTTTGCATTGGCGAATCCATCAGGACTGGAAATTTCGAACTCAATACTCTGGGAAAAAGAATAATTGACAAATGGAATATTAAACTTTATTCAACCTATGCTTCTACAGAAATGGGAACAGCTTTCACCGAATGTAAACATGGAAGGGGAGGTCATCATCATCCTGAAATCATTATTGTGGAAATTTTAGATAGCAAAAATAATCCGGTTAAAGAAGGGGAGGCAGGAGAAGTTACCGTTACAAATATTGGAGTTGAAGGGATACCATTACTTCGTTTTAAAACAGGAGATATTTGCCATTTTTATACTGACCCTTGTAAATGTGGCAGGAATACAATGCGTTTGGGTCCTGTAATCGGAAGAAAACAACAAATGATAAAATATAAAGGAACAATTCTTTATCCTCCAGCTTTGTTCGATATTTTAAATGACATTCAAAATGTTAAAAACTATATTGTTGAAGTTTTTACTAATGAATTAGGAACTGACGAAATTGTTGTGAAAGTGGGTAGTAATTTGATAAATTCTGGATTTGAAAAAGAAATCAAAGATTTTTTTAGAGCAAAAATCAGAGTTGCACCTGGCATTCAGATAATGAATCCTGCCGAAATTTCAAAAATACAATTTCCTGAAATGAGCAGGAAACCAATTACTTTCATTGATAAAAGAAAAATATAACATATATGAATTTCATACAAGAATTTGAAAAAATGCGACCATATATTGATAGTGAAGTTGAAGACGCTATTAATAGAATTGTAAAAAAGGAAGAATTCAAAAACATTCTTTCATTTTTGTATGAAAATGAAAATAGAAATGATGTAATTGAAATGTTTAAAAGCATTAAAACTATTTCTTCGTTTCAATCAAAATTTTCTCATTATGCTGTTCGAGAAATCGTAAGAAAAACTTCAGCCGGACTAAGTACTTCCGGATTAGAAAAATTAGACAATAGTAAACCTTACCTGTTTATTGCAAATCATAGAGATATTGTTTTAGATTCTGCAATAATGCAAATGTTGCTTGTAGAATACAAGCATAAAACATCGCAAATTACTTTTGGCAGCAATTTAATGTTCGGAGAGTTTGTAATTGATCTCGGCAAACTAAACAAAATGTTTACGTTTTATAGAGGAGGATCAAAAATTCAAATGTATAAGAACGCCGTATTACATTCCGAGTATATTCGACATGTGATTTCTAATGAAAAAGAATCGATATGGATAGCACAAAGAGACGGCAGAACAAAAGACGGTAATGATAAAACGCAAGTGGCTTTAATAAAAATGTTGGTTATGGGAAAAAAGGATTTTCTTACTGCAATAAGAGAATTATATATTGTTCCGGTAACTATATCATACGAATATGAACCTTGCGATGCTCTAAAAGTACAAGAATTGATTTTATCAAAAAGTGGAGAATACAAAAAACAAAAAAATGAGGATATAAATAGTGTTTTGAGAGGCATTAAAGATTATAAAGGAAAAATACATATGACTTTTGGAACACCAATAAATAATTTCTTAGAAGAATTACCTGTTGCAGGTATTTCGAAAAATGAATTGATTGATATTATTATCCAGGAAATTAATAATCAAACTTATAAAAATTATGAAATCTGGCCAAGGAATTATATTGCTTATGATATTTTTACAACTTCTAATAAATATTTCAAAATAAAATATAGTCAAGAGCAAAAAAATGATTTTATGGATTATGTAAACTCAAAAATCTCTACAATAAAAGGAGACAAAAGTGAATTGAAAAATATGTTTACTCAAATGTATGCTATGCCTTTAATCAATTTTAATAAAACTCAATAATTTATAATTCATTATAACTTTCAAAGTATGGTTTATGAAATTTGAATTTAGCAATAAAATAAATGTGTTTTTCAATTCATCTTATACAAAAGGCAAAAAAATATTACTACATAAAATGAATTATTATTTGTATTTTTAACACAAAATTATTAATTTGTGCATATTTGTATTTTAGTTTTAATTAGTGTGTAGTATATCAATAATAAATTTTGATGGAGGTAAATTATGAAAAAGATTTCTTTAAGAGTAAAATGTCCGGTGTGTCATGAATCCCTATTGGATGAAAAATATCTAATCAATGATGTCCCCAGCGTAAAATTGAATATCGAAACCGATGGAAAACGTGGAAATATCAGACTCTGTTCTACCTATAGTTGTTTCAATCACGAAAGTTCAATTGAAATTGGTGAAAATGCAGTAGTTGATTTTTTCTGCCCTGAATGTAATCAGAAACTAATTAGTAACACTACCTGTTCTGAATGTGATGCCCCACTTATTCCATTTGTAATCGAATCGGGTGGAAAAGTGCTCATTTGTTCAAGAAAAGGCTGCGACAAACATTTTGTTGCCTTTGAAAACATAAGTGATGCGATGAGAAAAATGCACGACGAATATGGAGTTTAGAAAACTCTTCCCGTCATGCAATAATGACATTTTAATGAATATTTGATTTTAGGCTATCGATAGAAACCTATTGTTGAATATAAATTTAGCGAATTAGAAAAAGGATATTGTCAGTTAAGATAATATCCTTTTTTTATATACAAATATGAAATCCTAATAGCTGAAATTCTTCTCAATAAGTCATATGAAAAATTAATTCTTCATATCTTTTGAAACTGCAAAAGTTGCTACAATATTTCTAAAATTACCTTTAAAACTAAAAGCTGACAAAAATCATATTGGCATAAGTAGCAGACACTTAGCTGATTGTAAGACTCCCTGTTCAAACTTGAGGATAATTCATCAAATTTCAAAATTAATATCCTATTTTGCCGCAAATTTCTATTTGGAAGTTTATTTGAGGAGATATATTATTAATATTTAATAGAAGCAAATTATGAAAAAGATTTCTTTTAAAGTAAAATGTCCCAAGTGTAGAGAATCCATAATGGACGAAAAACATTTAATTAATGAATCGCCGAGTATAAAATTGAATATCGAAACCGGTGGAAACCGTGGAAATATTAATTTATGCTCAGTTTATGGCCATTTCAATCATGAAAGCTCAATCGAAATTGGCGAAAATGCTATAGTCGATTTTTTCTGCCCTCACTGCAATCAAAAACTTTTGAGTAACACAATTTGCGAACTATGTGAAGCACCCCTTATCCCATTCGTAATCGAATCTGGGGGAAAAGTGTTACTATGCTCTAGAAAAGGTTGTGATAAGCAGTTTGTTGCTTTCGAAAATTTAGGTGATGCAATGAGAAAAATGCACGACGAATACGGGATTTAGTAGTCCGCTAATTTATAAAAAAAGGATATTACGATTGATAATATACTTTTTTTGTTTAGCAAATTCTGGGAAGCTGCTCCCCTGCAAGCATATCAATAATTCGTTTTCCTCCTATCGAAGTTTTTATCCAGGCTTTTCCCGGATGCTTCTTTGTGATTTCGCCAATGATTGCAGCATTCTTGCCCAATTCATCAGATTTAAGTTTAGCCAAAACTTTTGAAGCATCTTCTTCAGCAACTATAAAAATAGCTTTTCCTTCGTTAGCAACATAAAAAGGATCAAAACCCAAAAGCTCGCATATTCCGCGAACATTTTCTTTTACATCAATTGTAGATTCATCTATTTCAATGCCAAA
It encodes the following:
- a CDS encoding 4Fe-4S binding protein, with product MQIFEKYWVPIISFLLFLLIGFAVWMFRDIRYFYLFAGIGIAELITRTVIIHFPKLRQFFRLFTQALIGGFLFCWLSLFIGINFQFPQIFFDASAGIVTGTLIQMLIARVLLPFFLGNAFCSRACWTGFFFEMTNSKKHLSKKTKKRSELLAWGYLLALIILPLFVSIYHNPAEDEESRKLWIVGENIFIISCGFILLFLTGSRSYCRMLCPFITISGLFSRFSFFKITPLNHENCTQCNSCNEACQMLIDVKGKVLQKQKISHKLCIVCERCVSACQKDVLKLTNKKIEK
- a CDS encoding AMP-binding protein, giving the protein MYIPIIETKSKEEIKMFQESKLPEILGYLKNNSKFYQDLFYEQKIDITKIKTLEDLIQIPVTTKNDLQKRNKDFLCVDEEKIIDYLSTSGTLGEPVIFAMTNNDLDRLAYNEYISFSCADAIKTDIFQLMVTMDRRFMAGMAYYSGIRKLGAGIVRVGPGNPELQFDTINRISPTAFITVPSFIIKLIEYAEKNNFDLNKTSISKAVCIGESIRTGNFELNTLGKRIIDKWNIKLYSTYASTEMGTAFTECKHGRGGHHHPEIIIVEILDSKNNPVKEGEAGEVTVTNIGVEGIPLLRFKTGDICHFYTDPCKCGRNTMRLGPVIGRKQQMIKYKGTILYPPALFDILNDIQNVKNYIVEVFTNELGTDEIVVKVGSNLINSGFEKEIKDFFRAKIRVAPGIQIMNPAEISKIQFPEMSRKPITFIDKRKI
- a CDS encoding acyltransferase, coding for MNFIQEFEKMRPYIDSEVEDAINRIVKKEEFKNILSFLYENENRNDVIEMFKSIKTISSFQSKFSHYAVREIVRKTSAGLSTSGLEKLDNSKPYLFIANHRDIVLDSAIMQMLLVEYKHKTSQITFGSNLMFGEFVIDLGKLNKMFTFYRGGSKIQMYKNAVLHSEYIRHVISNEKESIWIAQRDGRTKDGNDKTQVALIKMLVMGKKDFLTAIRELYIVPVTISYEYEPCDALKVQELILSKSGEYKKQKNEDINSVLRGIKDYKGKIHMTFGTPINNFLEELPVAGISKNELIDIIIQEINNQTYKNYEIWPRNYIAYDIFTTSNKYFKIKYSQEQKNDFMDYVNSKISTIKGDKSELKNMFTQMYAMPLINFNKTQ